Proteins encoded in a region of the Bombina bombina isolate aBomBom1 chromosome 12, aBomBom1.pri, whole genome shotgun sequence genome:
- the LOC128642678 gene encoding olfactory receptor 5V1-like, with product MSLDSSNKDDGHNKTSVNEFILLGLLHLSNFKSILFVIFFTIFLMTMVGNSLIITAIRMDPYLHTPMYFFLANLSILEMCYTSITLPNVLLDILQSSTVISFMGCMVQVCLFTLCATVECILLAAMACDRYVAICRPLHYTSIINKMVCINLALFAWANGVFNSTVQTILTSRLPFCGANSIDRLYCEVQPLIRLSCADTQLNDILATISAAVFGVSCLVFILTSYVFIISAILKIPSREGRRKAFSTCASHITVVILYYGALIFMYLLPKSSTSQKLDTAVSMIYSTLTPVLNPIIYSLRNQQVKEALKKTMKGNLCASWAV from the coding sequence ATGAGCCTAGATTCCAGCAATAAAGATGATGGACACAATAAAACATCTGTAAATGAATTTATTCTCTTGGGATTGCTACACCTCTCCAATTTCAAATCaattttgtttgtcattttctTCACCATCTTTCTCATGACTATGGTAGGAAACAGCCTTATCATTACAGCTATCCGAATGGACCCTTATCTGCATACGCCCATGTATTTTTTTCTGGCTAACCTTTCCATCCTGGAAATGTGCTACACATCTATCACATTACCAAACGTATTGCTTGACATATTACAAAGCAGCACTGTGATCTCCTTTATGGGCTGCATGGTTCAGGTCTGTCTTTTTACACTTTGTGCTACAGTAGAGTGCATCCTCTTGGCTGCTATGGCTTGTGACCGATATGTAGCGATTTGTAGGCCGCTGCATTACACTAGCATAATAAACAAAATGGTGTGTATAAATTTAGCATTATTTGCTTGGGCGAATGGAGTTTTTAATTCAACAGTTCAAACTATTTTGACATCTCGTCTCCCATTTTGTGGGGCCAATTCAATAGACCGCCTCTACTGTGAGGTCCAACCACTCATTCGATTATCGTGTGCAGACACTCAACTGAATGATATTCTGGCTACTATTTCTGCTGCTGTATTTGGGGTAAGTTGTCTGGTCTTTATCCTCACATCTTATGTGTTCATCATCTCGGCCATCCTGAAGATCCCAAGTAGAGAGGGTAGACGCAAAGCCTTTTCTACATGTGCCTCTCATATAACAGTGGTTATCCTATATTATGGTGCTCTCATATTTATGTATCTCCTACCTAAATCTAGCACCTCGCAAAAGCTGGACACTGCAGTCTCAATGATTTACTCTACATTAACCCCTGTACTAAATCCAATAATTTACAGTTTGAGGAACCAGCAAGTCAAAGAAGCTCTAAAGAAAACAATGAAAGGAAATTTATGTGCAAGTTGGGCAGTATGA